The Paralichthys olivaceus isolate ysfri-2021 chromosome 2, ASM2471397v2, whole genome shotgun sequence genomic interval ttttattattattattgttaatatgaaTTACTCTAATGAAAGGCCCACAAGAGGTCCTGGCATTCCTGAACGACATTAAACCTGGGATGATTTTATTGGCTGCCACTTATGATAATGCAAATGGGTGAGTCAGAAACTCAGTGATTCAAACTGTTAAATCTGTTTATGTCATATCACACTATCCCACCAATTCTGTTCTTCTGTGGCAGAATGTCAAAAGAGATCAGGGAGTTTTTCACTGCACTCGGGAGCTCTAAGGTCAAGTCTTTAAATACTCGAGACAACTGGGTGTTTGCAGCGAGAACGGGGACGCCAAAAACAGTGCATTTTGAGCAGGTCAGTAATCCTGTTCCCTGCAGTTtgatttgttctgtttgtgttttaaaatatgccaaaatgggaagaaaaagacacaatgtaaaaaatgaaatgtcgTCTTCTCCGTTTCCTGTCAGCTAAACGTTAATGAGGAGACAAAAAACCTTTATGAGGGATGGCCAGAAACAGCGGAGACAGAAGGCTGCTTCTCAAGTTCCGTTGGACAACAAAACTTGCCTGAAGTCTGATTCGATGAACGGCAGGAGAAGACGTCTGCATTCttgttttttatcatttgaCCCTTAAGACCATTGAGAGTAGTCGCTGGTAGTTAAATCCCCAGTCTTTcctgtcaaaatgaaatgtactgatgaataaacattatttgattcaattaatgttgtttttgatCTCTGCTACTTTTAGCAGAGATCAGCTTTAGCTTTTATCTgacatgtctgtttttcttgtcGTGGTATGCTTCTCCATTTCACCTTGAAGATCCAGGAGGACTCAGAATCTCTTTATTAATTCACTCATTTAAAAAGTAAGAGTACTGAAGTATCATCAGCAAAAAGTaaagttacaaaaataaaagtacacattGTGCAATAAAATGTCCCTggtgtcattattattacaataaCATGTCCATTAGATGTTTAGCAATGTctcaaaagtctgaatctgaCAACAAATCTTTATGTAAAAATGATTTCTTCTCAACCATGTGAGAAGTTTCCATTGCATTAAATCAATTGAATCTGTTCTCCAGGGTTCTccacaataaaacatgtttttttaaatgaactgtcATAAACATATCATaaacagtatatactgtataacaTCATACTGAGGCATACATTTTTGTATTCCtgcctctgttttctctttgtgtttcctcctaAAGGCAGAGAATTCTTGaatcaaatgcaaacaaagtctttaaaaaattgCCTTGCCAACTGTGGAGAGTCTTGTGCCTCTGAGACTGTTTATCCCATCACGTCCTATTAATTCTTCTCCGCACAGTCTCCGAAGTGTGAGATTTAGCCAAACAGCAGGACTCTCTGCTCATcaaccaaacagcagcagacttAGACTTGTCATCTCTAATGCCTCATGTTGTTTTACAAGCGTTTGCTGTTTTAAACTCAGCTGAATAGAGATGAAACTTTTATACAATTATCACGTTATTGCAGATTTTTTTGCAACTAATGCAAATGCAACATTGAACGTTATCATCCTGTGATCATGCTGAGAGCACATATAGAAGTTTAACACCGTTTTTGATCATGACTAAGGTGTTAACGTGTCAAACAGGATGTGGGATTGGCTCGGGTAGCAGGTGTCATTAGTGTTCCCACTCCCTGCCCACTACCAGGATCCTGctcctgtgtgggtgtgtgggtgtgataTAAATGCTACAATGATATGGGTCTCTGTCAGGTTGTcctgcagtcagtcagtcagcagaGGGCAGTGCAGACATCGTTTCTGACACTGAAATTCAAGTTTAACCTTCTGCACCAAATACTTTTATACATGTGTGAGTTTCATTAGTATTAACACAACTTAAAGTCATCATAGGGATAACTTCAAAGTTTTTGGTTCGACCATTGGCAGTTTTTTACCAATCGATTGTCCCCTGAGGCTTTTTATCTGTAGGTAAACATGCCAGTCAGAGATATATACTCTCATCATATGTTTCGCAATTAAAATATCAAGTTGTCAAGGATCCTGAAACCAAAGCAGTCAAATAAATCCATACATTATTTCTCCCAGCTGACAGTGGGAGACAGGCGGGGCctacatacagagacaaacacccACTTATACTCTCACCCACAGTCAACTTGCACACTCATTTTTAGAACAGGTCTGCAGGctactcatgtggtccttgggggctacctggtgcccGCGGGCAaagtgttggtgacccctgatcTAACCTAtaggaggaagccagagaaccTGGAGAGTACATGCAGGATCCACACTGAACAGAGATttgaaccttcttgctgtgcaGACCATTACCTCACTGTGCCACTCTCCCTTTGAACTGTGGTAGATCATAAACAGAAAGTGGCACAAAAATACTCAAGTGAAGAATGGGTGTCTGAAAATTACAGTACAGTGTAATACATGCATTTGATGATATTCCACCCCTGTTTTTATTGACTCTTATTCTGtgagaaaaatgtgtcacatcTCAATAATCTTTCTccacagctggagagagagaggagagagagcaaagagGACAGCAGCATGATGCAGGAGAGGAAAAGTAAAGTGAcggttattattcatgacttcatgttttctgttgacTGTCAGCACCGTGGACTAGTGGCAGTAAGTGATGAGGTGGCGAGAGACAGGAATTCTCTTCACTGTCAGAGCTTCAGTATCCTTTGTTAAAAACCTGGTCaacaaatagaaaacagaaCAGGTGCAAGAAAAATGATCTGTTGTATGTCAGACATTAaagagtgtgtgaatgaaacataaatgtatgttttcaccTGAAAACATGCAGCAAGTGTCATATGAAATATACTTAACGAAtacctttatattttaatacaatcATTAATTGTCGTCATTTCTAACTTTCTAGTTTACATTAGTGCAGTTTGGGCTCCATTGCTTTAATAAATCCTGTTAACATTTGATGTATAACTCAGTGTCTATGACTCTCaatggttttatttgtatttgtatgtttgtatatgATGTATTGTAAGAAAGGCACCATGAAATtgaatgtatattattattattattatttacatatttacaatcATTGATTTCTGCTTATTGCTCACTTGGCATGACAAGAGAAGAAATATGTAATTCATTTATAGGTACTTTTGATAAAAGTATTAAGGtgacattttcatataaatgtTGTTTTGGAGGTAAGCTGTAACCTGCACAATTTGCATGTTTGAGTTGATTCCGCCTGTAATTCTTTACAAaccactgtgtgttttctgtgtaatttacatctaaaatacagttttttgcATAACGACAGAACACACAATGCATAGACAaggaagttttattttatttcttgcaATCATAACTCTGTGGGTACAAATCATTGTATTTTCTTGTTCAATAACCCATGATGCATTGCATCCATACATTTGTAGCTCAAAACAGCTTTTACAAAAAAGGATATACAatatatacttatatttatatatataatatacatgtGTTTCTTTATGCATTTAGATGTGTTTGCAATGGGTAAAataagcattaaaaaaacagccagGTGGAAACAAATCCCATCTAAGATTCAACACAAGGTTGttaccaaacaaacaaatcaaagccAAGTTATCAAAGTCATCAATATTGGCTAGCTAACAGTTAACATGAAGCCCTTCACACACAGTTTGCATATTTTCCACAATTACAGTCGTGATTGCCCTCTTTTACTCTACTATGGACCTACACGTCTCAATGACAGATTTGGGGGAATTGATTGTAATGTCGGAAACAAAACGTCATGGACTGGTTCTCTTATACTACAGTATAATGTCATGGCATACCTTAAATCAATATGGTATGATGTGATTGATATCAGGATTGAAGTCATTTTAGCTTGTTGTCTTATCCTTTTTTCTAATTATATCTCTTTCAGATTTCTCCATCTGAGGACAACATATCTGAGTCTACAGTCATTCCCACTTCCCTGTATGGCTTTAGTACTGTTGTCCTTTTACTCAGATGGACAGGTGATGTTTCCAGCACAAtcgttattaatattattattatttttcatgttttgtacTGTGGCTGGCACATGTTTTAAATCAGGATATGTGTGACTTGAGAGATACTACAAAAGCAAATGGCGAAAAAGTAGAAAGAGATATCTGAGTTAAAAATGAACATAGTACAGGAGACATGTCACTCAGGTAGAGACTTGACCATCACAGTCAATGCAAATGATAAGTCCACTGTGCTGTGTTGTACTTAGTCAACAACGTTACTTCTGGTGTTACTCACTTCACATTATATAGCTCAATATTACAGtattacatcttttttttctcaatacaacaataataataatcatgtgtgtttatacttaTTGATCATCATTCATGTAAACATATTAAACCAGGTCATGCAAACAGTAGACCAAAACTTCTTCCACTAGAGGTGCACAGCACAGAGCAGGCGGAGCTCCCAGACTGAGATCCCTCTGACTCAGCGTGAGACGGGCCCCAGCCAGGACCACAGACTGACAGCCGGCTGGATAGTTCGAAACTCGTCAGGGACAGAACAGGGAGGATGAGCGAGACGTGAACATGATCTGTTTTCTTCCCCCTGCACAGTGGATTCTCTGCATCTTCACAGTTACTCTCCTTTGTCTAGAGAGGAAGGTAAGATTCACATCTTTTCACCAACTAACAGGGATCTCAGTTTGAGCCTCTGGTAACGAAACagccataaaacaaaacaaaagaagtcTTCTTATTTGAAGTTTTCCCCCCCGACAgaagcatgcacacactccaGGTCAGTCTTCACAAACCCAGTCTGAGCCAGAATATAGAGTCCACACCCCCAAGATGCACATATACCCCCCGACTTTCAAGTATCTCCTTTTCcaaaaaaggtttaaaacaaaAGGACCAGATACTTAAACACTTAATAATGAGTGaataatgaatcatttaacaaaatgagggaaaaaaagtgacCAATAGAAGAAGTAGTACTGAAGAAGTACTGGGCAGGTAGAAGTGGAAGTGAAGACATGACGTGAGACCTGTTTTACTTAACAGCTGGACTGGGTGAGTGGCTGGACTGAGTCACATTGACGGGTAAAGTGAATAAAGACATGCAGGAGTAGCTTTCAGCcctctttcccttttttaaagTGTCCCCCTCTTCTTTGTGCCCTGTCTGGCCAGATATCTGGAGAGAGCTGACAGTAGTGTGACatgtagcgtgtgtgtgtgtgtgtgtgtgtgtgtgtgtgtgtgtgtgtgtgtgtgtgtgtgtgtgtacgtgtgtgtgggcCGGATGGATGTAGGCGTGCAGTAATTGTGATCAGAGGTAGACGTGACAGATAATGCCAGGACATAAATAATGGAGGTGACTTCCTTTGGGCCACTGCCTCATCTTTGATTAGGACTCCAGAGGTTTTGATGCTTCCTGATGGTAACATCCAGAGGGACCGGTTGTGATGTACATGTTGCCGAGTGACCACTGTCTGCTCTGGCTACGCAAAGGACAACTACATGTTAGGTTGCTATGAAAGGGGGGTTATTTCAGGATCATGCAGGCAGGCCCTTTTAAGAAAAACTAACTCTGTCCTTTTGGAGCAGCCTCGAGAACTTTTTTGGGGGACAAAGACTTATAATGTGTTTCTCTTCATCATAACAGAGGCCTGCTAGCTGTGGGCCTACTCTGGTGGGACACAGCCTGATAACTACTCTGCATTCCTGGCCAGACTGGGCAGGCGGGCGGGCTCTGGGCGCTCCGGGGATTACAATGTCAGCATGGCGATGGAAGGTTGTGCTCAAACGCGACTGGCTGGCCTGCAGCAGTAGGTGCAGCTCCTCAGGCTGTCCCGATCTGTGCTACCCTCGTTGCTTCCACGACGGCCGTCCTCGTAGTGGGACACTGGatgtcagagaaaaaaacagaacatgtgaaaataaagctaaTATTTCACAGCTAGGGTCTTTATTCCTGTACTGGGccataactttatttgtttgatgTGTATAGGATGGGTCTATATGATCTGCAGGAGCTGGTCAGCTACCTAGTGCCgcctaaaaataaaacttaagaGGGTGAAATGGTATTTAGCCATTATTAGCCCTTTTTCTTTTAGACCAGCAAAGTGTTGGTGCCAGAGTCAAACCTTTTTTCTTCTGGCCTAGAGTCAGttcatgaaacaaaacacaaagaactgGTTGAGGGAACTGGCCCTGGAACTTTCTGGAGCTGTgttcatgcactgaactccgcagatACTCCATATAGAGTGAGAGGCTCAGTAGCTTCTGAGGACTTTCGTCTGTGGAAAACAGGTTATGGAGCTTGAGCGAGGTCCCAACATATATCAAATCTGCCCCAACCATAACCTgatttaaaataagttaaaaacTGATTGATACTCTGGTGCCTAAACCTTATCATTTTTACTTGCATGTTAATTAGATATgatctgttttttaatgatctgcccatccatccatccattcatccaacAACTCACCCATCTGCATCAATGCATCtttctattcatccatccatgttCCCTGTTAGTTACTTGAGTCACATCTGATTCAAAGCGAGTGTTTGTTTATTCACTGTGAACTGATAACTCAcagctctcttcctctccattccccaaatcctcctcctcctcctcctcttcctctgggaGCAGATGTCCATGGCAGGGACTGGTGGGCGTTATCTGACTGGGTCCCTCAAGACTTGTGCCCAGCTGCAACTTCCGCATGTGGCGCACCACCGCTGTGGCATTAAACGCTTGCTACATGGACACAGAGAGTGCGTGACAGCTagtgagagaagaaaaacagcccGGGTGTACAGAATGTGCTGCCAATCTTCAAACAGCTCATTCAGCAGGTTGTGCTGTGACACTGACCTTCCATTTGCTCTTAGCAAAGTTCTTCTTGATCTGAGCACTGACAGATTCATGGATATTCTTGTCCAGAGCTGTGTCTCCACAGATCCTGCAAAGTCACCAAACATGAGAGGATTTACAGCATTATTGTAcatattaatgttttaatttgtttcaatCATTTCTCAAGCAAAAACATGGAACATTAGTTCCACACATTTCCTGACTGTCTTACCATGGATGTTGGAGTGCCTGCTCACAAGTATATCTCTTCAAAGGGTCTTTCTCCATCAAGTGACAGATGAAGTCTTTGGCTGGCAACAAAAAAAGCATCACATTGTAAAAGTCTGACCCACTCTGACGTGTTTGAAGGTATTTTTAGTAAGTGACAATACCTGAATCTGAGATGTCGTCCCAGTACGGAGAATCAAACTCATACTCTGCTTTCAGAATCTGCTCAAATAACTTTGCGTCATTTTCATCGTAAAATGGAGGATATCCACATAATCTGCAGGAAgagtataaaaacatttaaaaactttttaaagaatatcccttttctgttttacttCTTAGGAATGATTGAGTTCAGACTTACAGGATATAAGAAATAACTCCTATGGACCAGCAATCTACTGCTTTGCTGTACGGCTTCTGAGCGAGCACCTCTGGAGCTgcgaaacacacacattcacagagtgGAAAACATATGAGCAGCAGTTGGAGTGAATTCAAGTAATCTTGACCTTTCAGTAATACCACGAGATCTGCTGGGTCATGTTAAACAGGTATGGAGAGCACTTCTGAAACACTTGCATTTGACTCAGTCACGGATGAAAGCACCTCTCACACAAGGCGGTGAATGAAGAGAGGATATCAGCTGAAACTACAGGGGCTGCTTCTCGaatgaaagagagggggggaagtGAGGACAGCCCGGCGGACCAGGCAAACAAATGCACCTACCCACATATCCTGGAGTGCCACAGGCTGTGGACATGACGCTGCCCGCTCCCTCGATCTTTGACAGGCCGAAGTCGCTGATCATAATCTTGGAGTCTTCGTCCATGCTGTAATAGAGCAGGTTCTCCGGCtgcaaagaaagaggcaaagTTTGAAAACTGGAAAATATAGGCTGTCACATTTCAGCCTTTCCTGAACGCTGATACCTTCAAGTCTCTGTGGACGATTCCCATATCATGGAGATATTTAACGGCATCTAAGATCTGGTGGATGAGCTGGCTGGCATCTCTCTCAGTGTAGAACCCTTTCTCCACGATCCTGTCAAACAACTCGCCTCCAGAGACCCTGGCAGGTGAAAATCATGAGGGACAAGAAAAGGTTAACAGTTCTGCACcttcagaggtttttttttgctttaaatgttgtattaatatattttattacttccaacaaggaggttatggtttagtctgtttgtttgttctacTCAACCGATTCCCATTAGAATGAGTGGAGGGGTGCGATATGACCCCAGGAAGAAGGTgtaacattttggtgcagatccagttCAAGGGGcgggatccaggattttttttaactttccttAACATTGTGTGttagggtgtttttcaacatcttgatcctgatgaaaaatacatttatgagTGTCTgctatttggtgcagatccaaatgttgttgttttttaatctaGAGACTTTAGTCACCAAGTATTGAATTTTaggtacatttttttattttgtgtaacactttgtggaaaaaaatgtgcatgttaATTGCTGCAAATCAGTTTTCTGTCATTCAACTAATTGATTAATGAAATcagcaaaaatatatataaaatgcattcAATTCAGGCCTTGACTTTGTGTGAGTGAAAGAGCGAGGAGAACTCACAGCTGCATGACAAGATATAGGTGAGATGTACTTTCAAAGATGTCCTCCAGCGACACGATGTTGGGGTGCTTGATTCTGAGGAAGATGAGTGGACAGAAATCTGCAGTGCATTTCATTTTCGTATGTGCCATATTTCACTAACGCTTACTGTCAAACGGTCACCAGATGGCATTCTTGTTGCATAATTCAGATGTACAGGGTctgttctgtctttctttttttcctctgtaaatTGGGATCAAACCTATGCATCTACCCTGTTCcctgaaaatacaaaatgacaAAGCTTCAGATGGACGATTTGTTAAGAACGACAGTGATTGTTTGTCGGCTTTAGATATTACAGCTGAGGCCTGTATGAAGGGCTGTGAAATTGTCATTCAAAGACCAGATTTGgatgatttctttttaatggGCAGACGAGCGTCTCTCTCTTGGCCCTCGAGTTGAGCTGAGAGCATATGAACTCGCCGTCACTTCAGCACGGCAGCAGCTGAGCGAGGCTAATGTGACTTTTATGAGAATGAGCGAGAAATGCTCCTCTCCTGCTTTTTTCCTCAAACTATTCTTCAACTTCCTTGACGTCTCTTGTTCTCAGGACTCTCTTATCTATTTCCAGGAGACTTTAAGCATTTGGCCAAACTCCATTTCTACCATCCATCCATATCTTTAACCCTCCATCATAcccaacccccctcctcctcctcctcctcctcctccccccccccccccccccccctctctctctatttctccaCCCTctatgtctctttctctttcttcaatACACTGCTGCGGGGAATTCCACACCATCTCCGCCTCTGTGTGCTGTTGCCCTGGCAACAGGGACACTAAAAATAGGTCTATCTTCTTTACTCCTGACATTTCCGGTGCACAATCCTACTGTTTCTACTGACACCATGCATTTAGTCACCCATTCAATTGACCCCTTGCATATATATCTTCTGCATCTGCACATGCACTGTTTGCAAGAGGCCACGCGGATCCTCCTGCTGGACATGAGGCGACGGCTGAGGCGTTGCGAGGGGCTTCACCTATGTAGTACTGCGATCTCATTCTCGATGTTGTTCTCTTTGCCCTCCAGTGCTTTCTTGGGGATGCACTTGATGGCCACCAGCCGCTGggtcctcttctcctctgctaGAACCACCTCGGAGAAAGCTCCGCTAGAACACaggcagaggaaacacacacacacacacacacacacaaaggtacaCATTAGAGAGGAATGTCAAATGTGTGGGAGTTTGAGGTGAAATGCATAAGAGAGAATGGGGAAAGAATGGGCTGCAGGCCAAAATAGTGTCACACGAAAGCAGGTAATTACAAGAAATTCCCAGTGACAGGTTGTCAGTGCAATGTCGTTGTTGGTATATTGCTACAATATCTTAAAAATATCCTATACATCTCAttcaacaatgtgtgtgtgtgtatagatgaATAATTGAATATGGTGACATAACTGAGAGGTTTTGGGGACTGAGATAAAGCTCAGGAGGTGAAGCCACAGTCGCAGTAAGATATTTAGAGGAAGAGCACTTgcttcataaaaaaaagaacccaaaaaaactatttttaatcCATTCAATAATAGATGCGGTAAAATGTAGAGTGTCTTTTTCTGGAGAGTAGACTGCATTATGGATTATGGTCTGGTGGCGATGAGAGCAAGAAAAGTGTGTATTTACAGTCTCCCCACAGGGGCGTGGGAGGGGGCGCAGGAGGAGGCCTGAACGCACAAACATTGTCAGCAACCGCAGGGATCCTTTACATGTATGGGAAGCAGCGCTGTCACACGACGGATGTCTTCTTTCACATTCGTCTCCCCCAGAACCATGTGAGCAAAAGTCACTGAAGTCTGCAGCCCAAATAAAAGCATGCAGACTTTACTGTGCTGTTGCCAGTAGCAACCATGCCATAAGAAGGCAAACATCTGtcacttctctctgtttattctgcttttAATGGTTATTAAGACTTGGAGCTGAAGAGTTACTGTGAGACCTGACCGTCTCAACTTTGTCAACCTTTTTTCCCATTTATCGTGTCACATTTAATGCCCTGTAGCAATCCTTGAGATGACGTTGTACCACGGCCATGTTGTGCTCAACCAACCAGAGACATTTGAATACTAGTGAAGCCGATGCACATGAGGAGCGCTGATTCTCTTACACATCTCTGGTTTCATACTAAAATGATCTCAAAAGCAAAATCATATAAAGCTCAAGTTCCATTCGATTCATAAAagcattttaatatgtttagGTTTGCAGCTCCGACAGCCAGGGTCTCACCGCAGGATCAGGAGTTCTCAACTTCTGTTAGGGatcagtaaaatatattttatcttattaGCTGTTTAAAATCAGAAGCTGAGACCAGGACTGAGATCTATCTTTTGTCTGTTGGAATCTAGAGGACGCTTCACTCATTACCACTCCTTACTGAAACTGTCTCTGAGATATGTTGTCACGTGGCTCTAGGAATAAGAATGTCTCCTAGCTGGATTGATACAACACAATGTTACAATGACAGATGTTGTTTGGCCTGTTTGCTCAACTAAAGCCggttattacctctgccaaggtggcatgttttcatctgtgtgtgtctgtttgtctgcaagaatatgcaaaaactacaggatgaTTGACGTTTTGATTATAACAAAACCTGATGGAAGGAGTTtggatcagggaagaacacattcaattttggtgaGGATCCAGATTAGGGGTGAATCCAggaatttattcatttattacaagatttttttcaacattttaattgaattctCAGAAGAAGAATTCATGTATCTAAAAAGTCAAGCAGAGGGGACTGATACTTATGAGTGAATTTAGGTTTTTGTCGTtccataaggggactgttagaGTTATGTACTCTCCTGAGTGCAATTCTAAAACTAGGCTAAGtcgaaaataaaataaaacacattctgagaaatacatgttttaatgaCTGTACGTATGTTATTATGACCTAGAATGACAGGTGTAAATATGCCTGCATCATTTCCTCTGATATTTTTGACTCTCAGAATGACTGTGAGCAAATGAGAGCCagcagatgtgcacacacacacacacacacacacacacacacacacacacacacacacacatacatacacatacacacacacacacatacatacacatacacacacacattcatgcacacacacacttttctacTGTTGCCGTGAGACACATTGTAATTAACCATCCAGTTGCTCATTCCTCCTTGGAGACTTAGTAGGGTAGGACTCTCAGGGTTTgggagcagaggaaggagaacCAGAGGAAGCTTCTGTAACCGTTTGATTTTCTGAAGCACTAATGTGGAAATCTCTGACATGGTTATTTGCTTCTGTTCACTAATTTGctttttcattcctttatttAGACCACTGAAATCTTGACACATGATTTTATCTATTTTACTCCAGGACATAATTCTGGCAAACACAGGTTAActtcaaatcaaaatgaatacatttcatATGAGTCACTGGTCTCAAGACTCATAGCTGACGCATCTGTCAGCTCGGCTGTTTttagagatggatggatagatagatggatagatggatagatggatagatagatagatagatagatagatagatagatagatagatagatagatagaaatatGGATgatggacggacggacagacagatagatacatagataaatagatagatagatggatagatagaaatatggatgatggatgatggatgatggatgagtggatggatagatagatagatagatagatagatagatagatagatagatagatagatagatagatagatagatagatgatagatagatagatagatagatagatagatagatagatagatagatagatagatagaagatagatagatggatagatagatagatagatagatagatagatagatagatagatagatagatagatagatagatagatagatagaaatatggatgatggatggtggatggatggatggatggatagatagatagatagatagatagatagatagatagatagatatctctcactctcacacacacacacacacacgcacacacttacagagggagagagttgtTGAAATCACTGTAATCCCATCTGTCCATATGAGCAAATATTTATTCACACATTCTCATGTCGCTATCATCTCTCACTACTTCAGTTTCACTATGATCGCTGTGCTCTTATTTCAGTAGTCTGTGTTTTCAAGAACTCTTCAAGGACTCTATCTTTATGAATTAAGACATTTAATAATGAACGGATACACGATGGGCTACATGTAAACTACAAGGGCTGCTTTTTGTAAATCTATTGATTAAGTTAAAGTTGcaccattaaaaaaatgtcttatcTAGTATGGATCCCTGCGTGGCCcgggcctttctgtgtggagtctCTTCCCCGTGAACATGGGTGGTGGCTAGACATGccgattggggttaggttaagtGGAGACTCTAAACTGTCCATGGATATGAATGTGAATagttgtctgtctctgtatgcaacctgtccagggtggaccctgcctctcgcccagtgtctgctgggattggctccagctccctaCACGACCATAcaaggataagcggtatagataatggatggatagttGATATGGACGGTTGCTAGCACTCTAGCAGCAATAGACTACACAAAAAATTCACTGCAATTGCCAATCATGTGTAAATATAGGTAtgactttcttttatttatatacagtatgtatttaTTCGTGCAATTTAGAGCAATCGTTCTAACCTAGCTGATGTTATTGTCATTTAGCAGAAGGTTATTAGCTTAATGCTTTTGAATATGAATAacgttatgttttttctttgaaattttAAATCTTCCCAATCTGACATTGAAACTAGGCTACGGTTAATCTCATGAACAGCTGGTGCGATGGTGCAGCTCGTACACCAGTTGACA includes:
- the camk1a gene encoding calcium/calmodulin-dependent protein kinase type 1 isoform X2, whose protein sequence is MPLGEDGNGWKKKTSDIKEHYDFKEVLGTGAFSEVVLAEEKRTQRLVAIKCIPKKALEGKENNIENEIAVLHRVSGGELFDRIVEKGFYTERDASQLIHQILDAVKYLHDMGIVHRDLKPENLLYYSMDEDSKIMISDFGLSKIEGAGSVMSTACGTPGYVAPEVLAQKPYSKAVDCWSIGVISYILLCGYPPFYDENDAKLFEQILKAEYEFDSPYWDDISDSAKDFICHLMEKDPLKRYTCEQALQHPWICGDTALDKNIHESVSAQIKKNFAKSKWKQAFNATAVVRHMRKLQLGTSLEGPSQITPTSPCHGHLLPEEEEEEEEDLGNGEEESLSHYEDGRRGSNEGSTDRDSLRSCTYCCRPASRV
- the camk1a gene encoding calcium/calmodulin-dependent protein kinase type 1 isoform X1; the protein is MPLGEDGNGWKKKTSDIKEHYDFKEVLGTGAFSEVVLAEEKRTQRLVAIKCIPKKALEGKENNIENEIAVLHRIKHPNIVSLEDIFESTSHLYLVMQLVSGGELFDRIVEKGFYTERDASQLIHQILDAVKYLHDMGIVHRDLKPENLLYYSMDEDSKIMISDFGLSKIEGAGSVMSTACGTPGYVAPEVLAQKPYSKAVDCWSIGVISYILLCGYPPFYDENDAKLFEQILKAEYEFDSPYWDDISDSAKDFICHLMEKDPLKRYTCEQALQHPWICGDTALDKNIHESVSAQIKKNFAKSKWKQAFNATAVVRHMRKLQLGTSLEGPSQITPTSPCHGHLLPEEEEEEEEDLGNGEEESLSHYEDGRRGSNEGSTDRDSLRSCTYCCRPASRV